A single region of the Rattus rattus isolate New Zealand chromosome 8, Rrattus_CSIRO_v1, whole genome shotgun sequence genome encodes:
- the Gcm1 gene encoding chorion-specific transcription factor GCMa: MELDNFDPEDKEILSWDINDMKLPQNVKKTDWFQEWPDSYVKHIYSSDDRSAQRHLSSWAMRNTNNHNSRILKKSCLGVVVCSRDCSTEEGRKIYLRPAICDKARQKQQRKSCPNCNGPLKLIPCRGHGGFPVTNFWRHDGRFIFFQSKGEHDHPRPETKLEAEARRAMKKMHMASASSSLRMKGRPEMKGLPGEIPSQGSLPLTWSFQEGVQLPSGYSTPLIANAPQQNSLNDCLSFPKSYDLGGTTELEDPTSTLDPTKLYERYKFSSSRVYSTEDQFQPPVPGVYGDYDEAQTWNKNAVFGRNPTDDTYYPPYPLPVASWPCDYLPSQSSLEHSPQQAPLELPAAQPGHHPLWTNPGGEPYEEKAPVDFSSYVPSVSYHSPQQDPFLLAYGSHPQQQYTLPGKSNRWDFDEEMACMGLDHFNNEMLLNLCSLK; encoded by the exons ATGGAACTGGACAACTTTGATCCTGAAGACAAAGAGATACTGAGCTGGGATATTAACGACATGAAGCTGCCTCAG AATGTGAAGAAGACTGACTGGTTCCAGGAGTGGCCAGACTCCTACGTGAAACACATCTACAGCTCAGACGACAGGAGCGCACAGCGCCATCTGAGCAGCTGGGCCATGCGCAACACCAACAACCACAACTCCCGGATCCTCAAGAAGTCGTGCCTGGGGGTAGTGGTGTGCAGCAGGGACTGTTCCACGGAGGAAGGCCGCAAGATTTACCTGAGACCCGCCATCTGTGACAAAGccaggcagaagcagcaga GGAAAAGCTGTCCCAACTGCAATGGACCCCTGAAACTAATTCcctgcagaggccatggcggCTTCCCAGTCACCAACTTCTGGAGGCATGACGGACGCTTCATCTTTTTCCAG TCCAAAGGAGAGCACGATCACCCCAGGCCGGAGACCAAGCTAGAAGCAGAGGCACGAAGAGCCATGAAGAAAATGcacatggcctctgcctccagctccttACGGATGAAGGGGAGACCAGAAATGAAG GGTCTCCCAGGTGAAATCCCGAGTCAGGGAAGTTTACCTTTAACTTGGTCATTCCAGGAAGGCGTCCAACTGCCCAGCGGTTACAGCACACCTTTAATAGCTAACGCTCCCCAGCAGAACTCCCTGAATGATTGCCTGTCCTTCCCCAAGAGCTATGACTTGGGGGGAACCACTGAGCTAGAAGATCCAACTTCCACCTTAGATCCCACGAAGCTCTATGAGAGATATAAGTTCTCCAGCAGTAGGGTCTACAGCACTGAAGACCAGTTCCAGCCTCCTGTCCCCGGGGTGTACGGAGATTATGATGAAGCACAGACCTGGAATAAAAATGCCGTCTTCGGGAGAAATCCTACTGACGACACCTACTATCCGCCCTACCCTCTGCCTGTGGCCAGCTGGCCCTGTGACTACCTTCCCTCCCAGAGCTCTTTGGAGCACTCTCCCCAACAGGCTCCACTGGAGCTTCCTGCAGCTCAACCCGGCCATCATCCCTTGTGGACCAATCCCGGAGGTGAGCCTTACGAAGAGAAAGCTCCTGTGGATTTCAGCAGCTATGTGCCTTCCGTCTCGTACCACTCCCCTCAGCAGGACCCCTTTCTGCTCGCTTACGGCTCTCATCCTCAGCAGCAGTACACGCTGCCTGGTAAGAGCAACAGGTGGGATTTCGATGAAGAGATGGCGTGCATGGGCTTGGATCACTTCAACAACGAGATGCTCCTAAACCTCTGTTCTTTAAAATAA